Proteins encoded together in one Phalacrocorax aristotelis chromosome 7, bGulAri2.1, whole genome shotgun sequence window:
- the CAPN10 gene encoding calpain-10 isoform X3 encodes MVQGAPWKGLVLGNIKLGKYPAELLGIVLKMLGEKKHLIVKRDLYTDPTFPASDTSIFFDYCTPLAQFRGEISWLRPKDICSTPRLFSNNPQDVQVKQGILGDCWFLCACVALQKSKYLLNKVIPPGQPSWTDESYQGCFTCRVWQFGHWVEVTIDDRLPCLGGKLCFSQCQAEDLFWLPLLEKAYAKVHGSYEQLWAGQVADALVDLTGGIAERWTLKGPGKNTEKEKTGMVLEKAVFRRLMNLKEQCVISCSVLNSRQGASELGEFHAFIVIDMLNLSEVSGKEIFLLRIRNPWGRRCWRGPWCEDGQGWSQLDPALASDLLSRIQEGEFWVDDEEFFREFDEITMGFPINEEGQLQSLYTVVGTICHSYDREVHVCCDLSPGFYLVVPSTFLKDAAGNFLLRVFSTGRISLSELKPPPADAALCEELPAGEWETVQLHGCWKNGQSAGGSRNFPSFHINPCFPLSIPAGPGKSSVKVTLRQHCQDSKCRPIGFHIFQVPNSSWKPHTSSFLHLEPLVSCVPHCYSQEVSQLCRLPAGSYVIIPSTYLPNTEGNFTVVIATKIDRKRIHSRETLGQVLQEVSFTTVMKR; translated from the exons ATGGTTCAAGGTGCTCCGTGGAAAGG GTTGGTGCTTGGCAATATAAAGTTGGGGAAATACCCGGCAGAGCTTCTTGGGATAGTGTTGAAAATgctgggagagaaaaagcacTTAATCGTGAAAAGAGACCTTTACACAGACCCCACGTTTCCAGCCAGTGATACCTCTATATTTTTTGATTACTGTACCCCACTTGCTCAATTCAGAGGCGAGATATCTTGGTTAAGACCTAAG GACATTTGTTCTACTCCTCGGTTATTTTCAAACAATCCACAGGATGTACAAGTGAAACAAGGAATTTTGGGAGATTGTTGGTTCCTGTGTGCCTGTGTAGCTTTGCAGAAGAGTAAATACTTACTGAATAAG GTAATCCCTCCAGGTCAGCCCAGCTGGACAGATGAGTCATATCAAGGCTGTTTCACTTGTCGAGTCTGGCAGTTTGGTCACTGGGTGGAAGTGACCATCGACGATCGTTTGCCTTGCCTTGGTGGTAAACTCTGCTTTTCCCAGTGTCAGGCGGAGGATTTGTTTTGGCTTCCACTGTTGGAAAAAGCTTATGCAAA GGTGCATGGATCTTATGAACAGCTGTGGGCAGGACAGGTGGCAGATGCTTTGGTTGATCTGACTGGAGGAATTGCTGAAAGATGGACCCTGAAAGGCCcaggaaaaaacacagagaaagagaagactGGCATGGTTTTGGAGAAAGCAGTGTTTAGAAGATTAATGAATCTGAAGGAACAGTGTGTAATTAGTTGCTCAGTCCTCAATTCCAGACAAG gTGCAAGTGAACTAGGAGAATTTCATGCGTTTATTGTGATAGACATGTTGAATCTGTCCGAAGTGTCAGGCAAGGAAATCTTCCTACTACGAATACGAAATCCTTGGGGGAGGCGGTGCTGGAGAGGTCCCTGGTGTGAGGA TGGTCAAGGATGGAGCCAGCTAGACCCAGCACTTGCCTCAGATCTGCTCTCTCGGATCCAAGAGGGAGAATTCTGGGTTGATGATGAAGAATTTTTCAGGGAATTTGATGAGATTACCATGGGCTTTCCCATCAATGAGGAAGGACAACTTCAGAGCCTCTATACAG TTGTAGGTACCATCTGCCATTCCTATGATAGAGAAGTGCATGTGTGCTGTGACCTTTCGCCTGGCTTTTATCTTGTTGTTCCCAGCACTTTTCTGAAAGATGCAGCAGGGAATTTCTTGCTTCGTGTGTTTTCAACAGGAAGGATCTCTCTTAG TGAGCTAAAACCACCACCCGCAGATGCTGCCCTCTgtgaagaactcccagcaggTGAATGGGAGACAGTGCAGCTGCATGGATGCTGGAAAAATGGGCAGAGCGCTGGAGGTAGCAGGAACTTCCCCTCCTTCCATATCAATCCCTGCTTTCCCCTCTCCATTCCTGCAGGACCAGGAAAAAGCAGTGTGAAAGTTACCCTCCGTCAGCACTGCCAAGATAGCAAGTGTCGTCCAATAGGTTTCCACATTTTCCAG GTGCCTAACAGCAGCTGGAAACCACATACTTCCTCTTTTCTACACTTGGAGCCACTGGTTAGCTGTGTACCTCATTGCTATTCACAGGAAGTAAGCCAACTTTGCAGACTTCCTGCAGGAAGTTACGTAATTATACCTTCTACGTACTTGCCCAATACAGAAGGCAATTTTACAGTGGTCATAGCAACCAAAATAGACAG GAAGCGCATTCACAGCCGGGAGACACTTGGACAAGTATTGCAAGAA GTTTCATTTACAACTGTTATGAAAAGATAA
- the CAPN10 gene encoding calpain-10 isoform X2, translating to MVQGAPWKGLVLGNIKLGKYPAELLGIVLKMLGEKKHLIVKRDLYTDPTFPASDTSIFFDYCTPLAQFRGEISWLRPKDICSTPRLFSNNPQDVQVKQGILGDCWFLCACVALQKSKYLLNKVIPPGQPSWTDESYQGCFTCRVWQFGHWVEVTIDDRLPCLGGKLCFSQCQAEDLFWLPLLEKAYAKVHGSYEQLWAGQVADALVDLTGGIAERWTLKGPGKNTEKEKTGMVLEKAVFRRLMNLKEQCVISCSVLNSRQGASELGEFHAFIVIDMLNLSEVSGKEIFLLRIRNPWGRRCWRGPWCEDGQGWSQLDPALASDLLSRIQEGEFWVDDEEFFREFDEITMGFPINEEGQLQSLYTEKVLYHSQNLFGSWVRGQSAGGCRNNSSFPTNPKFWLRVCEKSEVCIALLQKHRKHSTDWAGRIKNLTHLAEENLSLTEGMQGKNYQAVGLHVWKVEKKRFNLPKTLSAPPVVGTICHSYDREVHVCCDLSPGFYLVVPSTFLKDAAGNFLLRVFSTGRISLSELKPPPADAALCEELPAGPGKSSVKVTLRQHCQDSKCRPIGFHIFQVPNSSWKPHTSSFLHLEPLVSCVPHCYSQEVSQLCRLPAGSYVIIPSTYLPNTEGNFTVVIATKIDRKRIHSRETLGQVLQEVSFTTVMKR from the exons ATGGTTCAAGGTGCTCCGTGGAAAGG GTTGGTGCTTGGCAATATAAAGTTGGGGAAATACCCGGCAGAGCTTCTTGGGATAGTGTTGAAAATgctgggagagaaaaagcacTTAATCGTGAAAAGAGACCTTTACACAGACCCCACGTTTCCAGCCAGTGATACCTCTATATTTTTTGATTACTGTACCCCACTTGCTCAATTCAGAGGCGAGATATCTTGGTTAAGACCTAAG GACATTTGTTCTACTCCTCGGTTATTTTCAAACAATCCACAGGATGTACAAGTGAAACAAGGAATTTTGGGAGATTGTTGGTTCCTGTGTGCCTGTGTAGCTTTGCAGAAGAGTAAATACTTACTGAATAAG GTAATCCCTCCAGGTCAGCCCAGCTGGACAGATGAGTCATATCAAGGCTGTTTCACTTGTCGAGTCTGGCAGTTTGGTCACTGGGTGGAAGTGACCATCGACGATCGTTTGCCTTGCCTTGGTGGTAAACTCTGCTTTTCCCAGTGTCAGGCGGAGGATTTGTTTTGGCTTCCACTGTTGGAAAAAGCTTATGCAAA GGTGCATGGATCTTATGAACAGCTGTGGGCAGGACAGGTGGCAGATGCTTTGGTTGATCTGACTGGAGGAATTGCTGAAAGATGGACCCTGAAAGGCCcaggaaaaaacacagagaaagagaagactGGCATGGTTTTGGAGAAAGCAGTGTTTAGAAGATTAATGAATCTGAAGGAACAGTGTGTAATTAGTTGCTCAGTCCTCAATTCCAGACAAG gTGCAAGTGAACTAGGAGAATTTCATGCGTTTATTGTGATAGACATGTTGAATCTGTCCGAAGTGTCAGGCAAGGAAATCTTCCTACTACGAATACGAAATCCTTGGGGGAGGCGGTGCTGGAGAGGTCCCTGGTGTGAGGA TGGTCAAGGATGGAGCCAGCTAGACCCAGCACTTGCCTCAGATCTGCTCTCTCGGATCCAAGAGGGAGAATTCTGGGTTGATGATGAAGAATTTTTCAGGGAATTTGATGAGATTACCATGGGCTTTCCCATCAATGAGGAAGGACAACTTCAGAGCCTCTATACAG AGAAAGTGCTGTATCACTCACAGAATCTTTTTGGATCCTGGGTGAGAGGCCAGTCTGCAGGTGGCTGCCGTAACAACAGCAGCTTCCCTACCAACCCTAAGTTCTGGCTGAGAGTCTGTGAAAAGAGCGAGGTGTGCATTGCTCTTCTGCAGAAACATAGGAAACACAGCACTGACTGGGctggaagaattaaaaatctGACTCACTTAGCAGAGGAAAACCTATCTTTGACAGAAGGCATGCAGGGGAAGAATTATcaggctgtggggctgcatGTCTGGAAG GTGGAGAAGAAACGATTTAACCTTCCAAAGAccctctctgctcctccagTTGTAGGTACCATCTGCCATTCCTATGATAGAGAAGTGCATGTGTGCTGTGACCTTTCGCCTGGCTTTTATCTTGTTGTTCCCAGCACTTTTCTGAAAGATGCAGCAGGGAATTTCTTGCTTCGTGTGTTTTCAACAGGAAGGATCTCTCTTAG TGAGCTAAAACCACCACCCGCAGATGCTGCCCTCTgtgaagaactcccagcag GACCAGGAAAAAGCAGTGTGAAAGTTACCCTCCGTCAGCACTGCCAAGATAGCAAGTGTCGTCCAATAGGTTTCCACATTTTCCAG GTGCCTAACAGCAGCTGGAAACCACATACTTCCTCTTTTCTACACTTGGAGCCACTGGTTAGCTGTGTACCTCATTGCTATTCACAGGAAGTAAGCCAACTTTGCAGACTTCCTGCAGGAAGTTACGTAATTATACCTTCTACGTACTTGCCCAATACAGAAGGCAATTTTACAGTGGTCATAGCAACCAAAATAGACAG GAAGCGCATTCACAGCCGGGAGACACTTGGACAAGTATTGCAAGAA GTTTCATTTACAACTGTTATGAAAAGATAA
- the CAPN10 gene encoding calpain-10 isoform X4, with amino-acid sequence MVQGAPWKGLVLGNIKLGKYPAELLGIVLKMLGEKKHLIVKRDLYTDPTFPASDTSIFFDYCTPLAQFRGEISWLRPKDICSTPRLFSNNPQDVQVKQGILGDCWFLCACVALQKSKYLLNKVIPPGQPSWTDESYQGCFTCRVWQFGHWVEVTIDDRLPCLGGKLCFSQCQAEDLFWLPLLEKAYAKVHGSYEQLWAGQVADALVDLTGGIAERWTLKGPGKNTEKEKTGMVLEKAVFRRLMNLKEQCVISCSVLNSRQGASELGEFHAFIVIDMLNLSEVSGKEIFLLRIRNPWGRRCWRGPWCEDGQGWSQLDPALASDLLSRIQEGEFWVDDEEFFREFDEITMGFPINEEGQLQSLYTEKVLYHSQNLFGSWVRGQSAGGCRNNSSFPTNPKFWLRVCEKSEVCIALLQKHRKHSTDWAGRIKNLTHLAEENLSLTEGMQGKNYQAVGLHVWKVEKKRFNLPKTLSAPPVVGTICHSYDREVHVCCDLSPGFYLVVPSTFLKDAAGNFLLRVFSTGRISLSRPHRYLNT; translated from the exons ATGGTTCAAGGTGCTCCGTGGAAAGG GTTGGTGCTTGGCAATATAAAGTTGGGGAAATACCCGGCAGAGCTTCTTGGGATAGTGTTGAAAATgctgggagagaaaaagcacTTAATCGTGAAAAGAGACCTTTACACAGACCCCACGTTTCCAGCCAGTGATACCTCTATATTTTTTGATTACTGTACCCCACTTGCTCAATTCAGAGGCGAGATATCTTGGTTAAGACCTAAG GACATTTGTTCTACTCCTCGGTTATTTTCAAACAATCCACAGGATGTACAAGTGAAACAAGGAATTTTGGGAGATTGTTGGTTCCTGTGTGCCTGTGTAGCTTTGCAGAAGAGTAAATACTTACTGAATAAG GTAATCCCTCCAGGTCAGCCCAGCTGGACAGATGAGTCATATCAAGGCTGTTTCACTTGTCGAGTCTGGCAGTTTGGTCACTGGGTGGAAGTGACCATCGACGATCGTTTGCCTTGCCTTGGTGGTAAACTCTGCTTTTCCCAGTGTCAGGCGGAGGATTTGTTTTGGCTTCCACTGTTGGAAAAAGCTTATGCAAA GGTGCATGGATCTTATGAACAGCTGTGGGCAGGACAGGTGGCAGATGCTTTGGTTGATCTGACTGGAGGAATTGCTGAAAGATGGACCCTGAAAGGCCcaggaaaaaacacagagaaagagaagactGGCATGGTTTTGGAGAAAGCAGTGTTTAGAAGATTAATGAATCTGAAGGAACAGTGTGTAATTAGTTGCTCAGTCCTCAATTCCAGACAAG gTGCAAGTGAACTAGGAGAATTTCATGCGTTTATTGTGATAGACATGTTGAATCTGTCCGAAGTGTCAGGCAAGGAAATCTTCCTACTACGAATACGAAATCCTTGGGGGAGGCGGTGCTGGAGAGGTCCCTGGTGTGAGGA TGGTCAAGGATGGAGCCAGCTAGACCCAGCACTTGCCTCAGATCTGCTCTCTCGGATCCAAGAGGGAGAATTCTGGGTTGATGATGAAGAATTTTTCAGGGAATTTGATGAGATTACCATGGGCTTTCCCATCAATGAGGAAGGACAACTTCAGAGCCTCTATACAG AGAAAGTGCTGTATCACTCACAGAATCTTTTTGGATCCTGGGTGAGAGGCCAGTCTGCAGGTGGCTGCCGTAACAACAGCAGCTTCCCTACCAACCCTAAGTTCTGGCTGAGAGTCTGTGAAAAGAGCGAGGTGTGCATTGCTCTTCTGCAGAAACATAGGAAACACAGCACTGACTGGGctggaagaattaaaaatctGACTCACTTAGCAGAGGAAAACCTATCTTTGACAGAAGGCATGCAGGGGAAGAATTATcaggctgtggggctgcatGTCTGGAAG GTGGAGAAGAAACGATTTAACCTTCCAAAGAccctctctgctcctccagTTGTAGGTACCATCTGCCATTCCTATGATAGAGAAGTGCATGTGTGCTGTGACCTTTCGCCTGGCTTTTATCTTGTTGTTCCCAGCACTTTTCTGAAAGATGCAGCAGGGAATTTCTTGCTTCGTGTGTTTTCAACAGGAAGGATCTCTCTTAG cAGACCACATAGATATCTCAACACTTGA
- the CAPN10 gene encoding calpain-10 isoform X1 has translation MVQGAPWKGLVLGNIKLGKYPAELLGIVLKMLGEKKHLIVKRDLYTDPTFPASDTSIFFDYCTPLAQFRGEISWLRPKDICSTPRLFSNNPQDVQVKQGILGDCWFLCACVALQKSKYLLNKVIPPGQPSWTDESYQGCFTCRVWQFGHWVEVTIDDRLPCLGGKLCFSQCQAEDLFWLPLLEKAYAKVHGSYEQLWAGQVADALVDLTGGIAERWTLKGPGKNTEKEKTGMVLEKAVFRRLMNLKEQCVISCSVLNSRQGASELGEFHAFIVIDMLNLSEVSGKEIFLLRIRNPWGRRCWRGPWCEDGQGWSQLDPALASDLLSRIQEGEFWVDDEEFFREFDEITMGFPINEEGQLQSLYTEKVLYHSQNLFGSWVRGQSAGGCRNNSSFPTNPKFWLRVCEKSEVCIALLQKHRKHSTDWAGRIKNLTHLAEENLSLTEGMQGKNYQAVGLHVWKVEKKRFNLPKTLSAPPVVGTICHSYDREVHVCCDLSPGFYLVVPSTFLKDAAGNFLLRVFSTGRISLSELKPPPADAALCEELPAGEWETVQLHGCWKNGQSAGGSRNFPSFHINPCFPLSIPAGPGKSSVKVTLRQHCQDSKCRPIGFHIFQVPNSSWKPHTSSFLHLEPLVSCVPHCYSQEVSQLCRLPAGSYVIIPSTYLPNTEGNFTVVIATKIDRKRIHSRETLGQVLQEVSFTTVMKR, from the exons ATGGTTCAAGGTGCTCCGTGGAAAGG GTTGGTGCTTGGCAATATAAAGTTGGGGAAATACCCGGCAGAGCTTCTTGGGATAGTGTTGAAAATgctgggagagaaaaagcacTTAATCGTGAAAAGAGACCTTTACACAGACCCCACGTTTCCAGCCAGTGATACCTCTATATTTTTTGATTACTGTACCCCACTTGCTCAATTCAGAGGCGAGATATCTTGGTTAAGACCTAAG GACATTTGTTCTACTCCTCGGTTATTTTCAAACAATCCACAGGATGTACAAGTGAAACAAGGAATTTTGGGAGATTGTTGGTTCCTGTGTGCCTGTGTAGCTTTGCAGAAGAGTAAATACTTACTGAATAAG GTAATCCCTCCAGGTCAGCCCAGCTGGACAGATGAGTCATATCAAGGCTGTTTCACTTGTCGAGTCTGGCAGTTTGGTCACTGGGTGGAAGTGACCATCGACGATCGTTTGCCTTGCCTTGGTGGTAAACTCTGCTTTTCCCAGTGTCAGGCGGAGGATTTGTTTTGGCTTCCACTGTTGGAAAAAGCTTATGCAAA GGTGCATGGATCTTATGAACAGCTGTGGGCAGGACAGGTGGCAGATGCTTTGGTTGATCTGACTGGAGGAATTGCTGAAAGATGGACCCTGAAAGGCCcaggaaaaaacacagagaaagagaagactGGCATGGTTTTGGAGAAAGCAGTGTTTAGAAGATTAATGAATCTGAAGGAACAGTGTGTAATTAGTTGCTCAGTCCTCAATTCCAGACAAG gTGCAAGTGAACTAGGAGAATTTCATGCGTTTATTGTGATAGACATGTTGAATCTGTCCGAAGTGTCAGGCAAGGAAATCTTCCTACTACGAATACGAAATCCTTGGGGGAGGCGGTGCTGGAGAGGTCCCTGGTGTGAGGA TGGTCAAGGATGGAGCCAGCTAGACCCAGCACTTGCCTCAGATCTGCTCTCTCGGATCCAAGAGGGAGAATTCTGGGTTGATGATGAAGAATTTTTCAGGGAATTTGATGAGATTACCATGGGCTTTCCCATCAATGAGGAAGGACAACTTCAGAGCCTCTATACAG AGAAAGTGCTGTATCACTCACAGAATCTTTTTGGATCCTGGGTGAGAGGCCAGTCTGCAGGTGGCTGCCGTAACAACAGCAGCTTCCCTACCAACCCTAAGTTCTGGCTGAGAGTCTGTGAAAAGAGCGAGGTGTGCATTGCTCTTCTGCAGAAACATAGGAAACACAGCACTGACTGGGctggaagaattaaaaatctGACTCACTTAGCAGAGGAAAACCTATCTTTGACAGAAGGCATGCAGGGGAAGAATTATcaggctgtggggctgcatGTCTGGAAG GTGGAGAAGAAACGATTTAACCTTCCAAAGAccctctctgctcctccagTTGTAGGTACCATCTGCCATTCCTATGATAGAGAAGTGCATGTGTGCTGTGACCTTTCGCCTGGCTTTTATCTTGTTGTTCCCAGCACTTTTCTGAAAGATGCAGCAGGGAATTTCTTGCTTCGTGTGTTTTCAACAGGAAGGATCTCTCTTAG TGAGCTAAAACCACCACCCGCAGATGCTGCCCTCTgtgaagaactcccagcaggTGAATGGGAGACAGTGCAGCTGCATGGATGCTGGAAAAATGGGCAGAGCGCTGGAGGTAGCAGGAACTTCCCCTCCTTCCATATCAATCCCTGCTTTCCCCTCTCCATTCCTGCAGGACCAGGAAAAAGCAGTGTGAAAGTTACCCTCCGTCAGCACTGCCAAGATAGCAAGTGTCGTCCAATAGGTTTCCACATTTTCCAG GTGCCTAACAGCAGCTGGAAACCACATACTTCCTCTTTTCTACACTTGGAGCCACTGGTTAGCTGTGTACCTCATTGCTATTCACAGGAAGTAAGCCAACTTTGCAGACTTCCTGCAGGAAGTTACGTAATTATACCTTCTACGTACTTGCCCAATACAGAAGGCAATTTTACAGTGGTCATAGCAACCAAAATAGACAG GAAGCGCATTCACAGCCGGGAGACACTTGGACAAGTATTGCAAGAA GTTTCATTTACAACTGTTATGAAAAGATAA